Genomic segment of Pararhodobacter zhoushanensis:
GGACGATACCAGGCCTTGCATCCTGAACCGCGCGCTTCACCATCCGGCCCGTGTCGTCATAGATCGTTGCGACAAAGGCGTGCATGCTTGGGTCAAAGCCGATTCCGATGTGACTGGCACCGCCGTCGCCGCCGGACGCAACGCCAAGCTTTCCATCACTACCGCGACGCAACGGAAGGATGGCTTCCGGTCCCGCTTCGCCCATCACGCCCGCGCCTTTGGCAAATGCGAACATGGTCGGTCGGCTGACCACCTGACCGCTATAGGCAGACAGCGAAGGGCTGCCGCTGAAGACGTTCCCGTTGGCGTTGAACAAGACGTTCAGCAGGCTTCCGAAAATGCCACCTCCGGTCTTTCCGGCCGTCGTGCTGCCCAGCAACGACATCAGTGCGTTGTTCAACATCATCTCCGCCGCCCGGCTCAGCAGTTGACTGATAGCCTGACGGGCGGAATCACCGCCCTGCACCACTTGTATGAAAAATCGGCTCATGTTCCCAGCAAGGCTCTGGATGCGAGACTGCGCGTCTTCGGTCGCCTTGCTGACGGCATCGACACCGGCCGCCGCGCCCGAGGCAGCACCAGGCGTCTCTGCCAGCGCTTGATTGATTGCCGCCAGCGCAGCCGCTGTGTCGGTCGTTTCGATCCCGGCGTCGGCCATTGTTGCCCGCAGGGCTGCCAGCGCCTCGCGGGCGTGGTCAAAGCCTTGAGTAATTTGCTGAACGGCATCGGTTCTGTATTGCTGACCACGGTCGCGGGCGGTGCCTGCCAATTCGGACTGAAGTCTCGCAAACTCGTCTGCGCGGCTTCCGATTGCTTCGTCCAACCCAAGAATCTCGGCAAAATTGACGTCGCCGAAGGGCGTGCTGACGCCACCGAGGCTGCCGACCATGTTCCGAAGGAAGCCTGCCCAGATACCAGAAAGGCTGCCGACCAAAGTGTGGAATCCCGCCTCGACGCCCGCCCAAACTGCTCTGAGCCCAGTGGGAATGCTTGATGCGCTAATCACGATGCCAGCCCAGACGCCGCGAGCGACGTCGCCCAGAAGCGACAATGCCTCCCCCCAGCTTCCGGTTCGCTCGCGCAAGGTCAGCAAAGCGTTGATGGCAAAACCAGCGCCGACGATGAAGGCCCCGATGCCGGTTGCCAGCAGTGCGCCACGCAGGGTGATCAGTGATGCGACCCAGGTGCCGGTTGCCGCTATGGCTCCCCAGATCGCGGGGACATACGCGGCGACAAGCCCGACAGCGGCGCGGGCAATTGCCGGGATGAAATAGGCGGTCACCGCAGCAGACGCCGCGATGATATAGCCCTGGAAGCCGCCGACAGCATCGCTGGCAGCAGCTACCGCACTCAAAACCTGTGGACCAAAGGCCGACACTCCTGCGGTCAGCGCTGCAAAAGCCGCGACACCCAAGAGAACCGGCGATGCGATCATGGCGGTAGTTCGCAGGATCGTGCCCAGGATGATCAACAGGGGCCCGGCGACCACAGTGATCGCCGCAAGTGTCGCGCCAAAAGTCTGCATCGTGGGTGAAAGGCGGGCGAAACCGACAGAAAACTCTACCGCAGCGCTGGTAATGAAGGTCAGCGCCGGCAGAAGCGCCGCCGTAATCTGCCGCGAAATGCCGGTGACGACACGATGCAAGCGCGTCAGGTTGTCTCCAAACAGTTCAGCCGCGCGGGCGGTATTCTCAGAAAGCGTCAGACCGAGAGCATCGGCCTCATCCATCAGCGCACTCAGCCCGGCGGATCCGCCACGCAACAACGGCATCAGTTCTGCGCCAGATCGGCCCAAGAGCTGGATCGCAAGCGCTGTTCGCTCGGCCCCCTCCGGCATGCGCGCCAGCCGATCGGCGACGTCTTGCAGGACATCGACCGTAGGGCGCATCGCCCCCGCAGAATCCCTGACCGCAATCCCGACATCAGTGAAATCAGAGGCGTTCTCGACCATACCGCGCGACATGCGGGCGATTGCCCCCTGAAGCGTGCCCATCTCGACACCCGACAGCTCCGCCGCGTGCTGCAGCTGCGACAGAGCCTCAACCGGGATCCCGATCCTGTCAGCCGTTTTGACCAGATCGTCCATGGCGCTGATCTGACCGCGCACGGCCAGAGCGATGCCAGCACCGATCACACTGACCGCCGCGCCGATTTGCTGCATCCTCCGGCCGAGCTGCTGCATGGTGGACTGGGCCTGACGCGCACCGGTAGTGAATTGGGCCGCGTCCAGACCAAGATTGACCCGCAGGGCACCGACAACGCTAGAGGACATCGCTCTATCCTTTCTTATTCCGCATCAGCGCCCGGTCGATCCGATCCCAGGCAGCAATGCACGCCGCGAGGTTCTGCCCGCGCCGCGGCTTGATGCCGGTAAATTCCTCGAAACTTGGCGGCTTTTTCATCCGGGGCATGGTCGCGCCCCACCAGACCATCGCTTGTTCGCGCTGCTGGCGCGCGACCATGCCTTCCATCTCAAGGACGAACAGGCGTGGGGTCAGATCCCAGAACCGCGCCGGACATCCGCCCGCCGCGATGTAGTCTTTCAAGAGGCCGGGAATTTCTAGGCCGCTGCCTTCGGCCGTTTCCCGTTTCCCGAGGGTGCCGCCTTCTGCTCAGGGTTCATGGCTGTCATCAAGTCCGTGAACAGATTCGGGTTCGCCGCGATCAAGTCATCGACAAGATACTTGTCGGCCTCATCCTCATGGTGCCGCTGAAGCGCGATCAGCACCACATCGGTGACGATCCGCATGTTGGGCACCCAGCTTTTGCCAGCGCCAACCGGAGGCTCCAGCTTTTCCAAGGCATCCTGTCCATGCTTTTCTTGCAGATCAGCGATCGACGACATGCCCATGTGAAGCTTGTACGTTTTTTCGCCCAGCTGCACTTTCATCGACCCTCGGGGATCAGTCATGCTTCAACCTCACGCGATCGTTCTGGTGTTGGAGGCCTGCCGCTCCATGATCTTGGCAGACAGCGCGCCCATGGCCTTGTCGCCCACGGTGCCGGTGGGGATATAGTTGTTCACATACCCCCGATAAGTGCGCCGGATCGACGTGCCGGCGGGGTCGAGATTGAACTCGAACAGGACGTCCTCCTTGGTGCCAGCCTCAGTAAGCCCCGCAAGCGTGTCCAGCAGAGTGTCGCCAGCACTGCCAGGCCACAGCTGCTTTTCCTGCGACCAGTCCGCCACCGGCAGCAGGCCCGGGATGGTTTCCCGCGTCCGGCCCGGTGACTGCATATGCGTCACGTCCACATCTTCCGGGGTCTGGTCAGGAAAGGGCAGGGCCTCGAACCCGAGGATCTGGGTCCATGTGGTGGTCTCCGCGACCGTGCGACCAATCCAAAGCTCCCAGTCATAGGCGATATCGCCCGCGAATGCAGTTTGCGGCATCTCATGCCCTCCATGCAGTGGTGAAATCCATGCTGACACGGTGCGGCCGGTCAGGTTCGTTCGCGCCGCCTTCGCGGCTATCCCGGGTGGCAACATGCGTCACCAGCCGAAAGTTGGTATCCCGATACCCATGCAACACCGGGCGAATGGCACGCGCCAACGCCTTGGCCTGATCAAGGGTTTCCGCGTAGCAATCGATCTGCACGCGCCCCTCGAACAGTCCATTCGGCCCGTTCATCACCAGCCCTTCGGCATTATCGACAACCGTCAGAATAACCCCGGGCAGCGGCATCCCTTGCGGATGCGCACCCCAGTTGATGCGCGCGATCGGCGCGATAGCAATCACATCTGCCGATCCGGTCAGAAGGGCGCGAAGATCCTCTTCCATCATTCGACCTTGATCTTCACGCCGCGCGCAACGAACGAGGACAGACCCTCTGTCCAGCGATCACAGTTTATCGAACCCGGAAACAGCCATTCGATGGCGCCAAGGGCGTGGATGACCAGCCTGGCGGCCCGCAGACGCCAAAGCGGGTAGTGAACTTTCAAGAAAACCTGTGTCATCACGACCCCCTTGCAGCTTGCGCGGCAGCGCGTCGCGCTGCTCTCGCCACGGTGCGTTGGATGTCATTCCATATCTCACGCTTCAGGCGGTCCAGCATCGCATCCTTGTCCTGATCCCACGCAGGCCGCATGAAGGGCTGAGCGCGGTGATTGATGTTGCCGAACTCTTGGTTCCAAGCCGCCGGGTCGGGGCCGGGGCCCACGAACATCTCGACCGACGCCCGGTCATCCCGGAACATCCGGCGATGCTGTGACCGCTGGCGCTTGCTCAATTTAGTGCTGACCGCGATCGAATTGGCCAGATCAGGCGCACCGGTCGCAGGGTCATTCGGGGCCAGCGAGCGAGCGATCGCCGCCATCGGCTCGGCTGAGGTTTTCAATGCACGCCGCAAGCTCGCCTTCTGGGTTGCCTCGCGGCCCAAGCGCTCAAGCTCACGCTCCAGCTCCGCAAATCCCTCAAGGCGAACAGTCACGCTCATTGATCGGTCCTCGCGCTCGCGGTGATTTCCAGCCACTGACGGCGCGTCCCCGCCAATTCCTTGATCCCGTGAATGTCGTAGACCTGGCCTGACTCAACGAGCCGGTCCTTGGGCGTGATCCCAGACGAAAATAGCGACCAGCGCACAACGAAACGCGTCGTCACATGCGCGGCGGCCTCGCCCGCGCGCCAGCGTTCACCGTCGCTGATTGGCGTCTTCTGAGCCCAGACCAACAAGCCGATATTGTCCGCATCCGGGGCCACCTCGTTCCACTTCCAGTCCGACCCGAAACCGGTCGTCACCAACGTCGCGCGCCGGAATTGCACGCGACGATCGAGCAACGCG
This window contains:
- a CDS encoding phage tail protein, translated to MPQTAFAGDIAYDWELWIGRTVAETTTWTQILGFEALPFPDQTPEDVDVTHMQSPGRTRETIPGLLPVADWSQEKQLWPGSAGDTLLDTLAGLTEAGTKEDVLFEFNLDPAGTSIRRTYRGYVNNYIPTGTVGDKAMGALSAKIMERQASNTRTIA
- a CDS encoding DUF3168 domain-containing protein — encoded protein: MMEEDLRALLTGSADVIAIAPIARINWGAHPQGMPLPGVILTVVDNAEGLVMNGPNGLFEGRVQIDCYAETLDQAKALARAIRPVLHGYRDTNFRLVTHVATRDSREGGANEPDRPHRVSMDFTTAWRA
- a CDS encoding HK97-gp10 family putative phage morphogenesis protein, which produces MSVTVRLEGFAELERELERLGREATQKASLRRALKTSAEPMAAIARSLAPNDPATGAPDLANSIAVSTKLSKRQRSQHRRMFRDDRASVEMFVGPGPDPAAWNQEFGNINHRAQPFMRPAWDQDKDAMLDRLKREIWNDIQRTVARAARRAAAQAARGS
- a CDS encoding head-tail adaptor protein, yielding MIGRPRALLDRRVQFRRATLVTTGFGSDWKWNEVAPDADNIGLLVWAQKTPISDGERWRAGEAAAHVTTRFVVRWSLFSSGITPKDRLVESGQVYDIHGIKELAGTRRQWLEITASARTDQ